In a genomic window of Pontibacter liquoris:
- a CDS encoding ParB/RepB/Spo0J family partition protein produces the protein MSDNKNSAAKRKGGLGRGLNSLLEGNKYTGKIDSETLNTVNTIADIAIEQIQTNPYQPRTHFDQAALEELAESIKIQGIIQPITVRRLDENSYQLISGERRYQASKIAGLTVIPAYIRKADDQQMLEMALIENIQRENLNAIEIALSYQRLLTECSLKQEELGDRVGKKRTTVTNYLRLLKLPPDIQIALRDNVITMGHARALINIDTVEKQLDVFKEVVARELSVRKVEELVRNLQNANKKPDMQQKLSFNKYDEELKGVETKLSSQFGTKILVKANNDGKGEIKIPFVSVEELNRILEILNY, from the coding sequence ATGTCGGATAACAAAAATTCTGCTGCTAAACGCAAAGGCGGCCTCGGCCGTGGCCTTAACTCTCTTCTGGAGGGAAACAAGTATACTGGCAAAATTGATTCTGAAACCTTAAACACTGTCAATACCATCGCTGATATAGCTATTGAGCAGATCCAGACCAACCCTTACCAGCCGCGCACGCATTTCGATCAGGCCGCGCTGGAAGAACTGGCGGAGTCTATCAAAATCCAGGGCATCATACAGCCCATTACGGTGCGCAGGCTCGATGAGAACAGCTACCAGCTGATCTCCGGGGAGCGCCGCTACCAGGCATCCAAAATTGCCGGCCTCACAGTTATTCCGGCCTATATCCGGAAAGCTGACGACCAGCAGATGCTGGAAATGGCGCTGATCGAGAACATCCAGCGCGAAAACCTGAACGCTATCGAAATAGCCCTCTCCTATCAGCGCCTGCTTACCGAGTGCAGCCTGAAACAGGAAGAGCTGGGCGACCGCGTCGGCAAAAAACGGACAACGGTGACCAACTACTTGCGTCTGCTCAAGCTGCCGCCTGATATCCAGATCGCTTTGAGAGACAACGTCATCACGATGGGACATGCGCGTGCGCTGATCAACATCGACACGGTTGAAAAGCAACTGGACGTATTTAAGGAAGTAGTGGCCCGCGAGCTGTCGGTTAGAAAGGTGGAAGAGCTGGTGCGTAACCTGCAGAATGCCAATAAAAAGCCGGACATGCAGCAGAAGCTTTCGTTTAACAAGTATGACGAGGAGTTAAAAGGCGTGGAAACAAAGCTTTCTTCGCAATTCGGCACCAAAATACTGGTGAAAGCCAACAACGACGGCAAAGGCGAGATCAAGATCCCGTTTGTGTCGGTGGAGGAGCTGAACCGGATACTGGAGATCCTAAACTACTAA
- a CDS encoding ParA family protein, with amino-acid sequence MGKIIAVANQKGGVGKTTTAINLAASLAALEFKTLLVDADPQANATSGLGFDPATITSSIYECMVEDVKAADIILKSPSIEYLDLIPSHIDLVGAEVEMINMPNREEKMRVALAPMKQQYDYIIIDCSPSLGLITVNSLTAADSVVIPVQCEYFALEGLGKLLNTIKIIQSRLNPELAIEGILLTMYDVRLRLSNQVVEEVKTHFQQMVFDTIIPRNVKLSESPSFGIPALLHDAESKGALSYLNLAREIAEKNSVELAK; translated from the coding sequence ATGGGAAAAATAATAGCGGTAGCCAACCAAAAAGGCGGCGTAGGAAAAACCACCACTGCCATAAACCTGGCGGCTAGTTTGGCGGCTTTAGAGTTTAAAACGCTCCTGGTTGACGCTGACCCGCAGGCAAATGCCACCTCCGGCCTGGGTTTTGACCCGGCCACCATTACCAGCAGCATTTACGAGTGCATGGTAGAGGATGTTAAGGCGGCAGACATCATCCTTAAATCGCCTTCCATCGAATACCTCGACCTTATTCCGTCACACATCGACTTGGTAGGTGCCGAAGTAGAGATGATCAACATGCCCAACCGCGAAGAAAAAATGCGGGTGGCACTTGCGCCCATGAAACAGCAGTATGATTACATCATCATCGACTGCTCCCCTTCCCTGGGTCTGATCACGGTAAACTCGTTGACCGCAGCCGATTCGGTGGTGATCCCGGTGCAGTGCGAGTATTTTGCCCTGGAAGGCCTGGGTAAGCTGCTCAACACCATCAAGATCATCCAGTCGCGCCTAAACCCGGAGCTGGCCATTGAGGGCATCCTGCTCACGATGTATGATGTGCGCCTGCGTCTGAGTAACCAGGTGGTGGAAGAAGTGAAAACGCATTTTCAGCAGATGGTGTTCGATACGATCATTCCGCGGAATGTGAAGCTGAGCGAATCGCCTAGTTTTGGGATCCCTGCCCTGCTGCATGATGCAGAAAGCAAAGGCGCTTTAAGCTACCTAAACCTGGCCCGCGAAATTGCAGAGAAAAACAGCGTAGAGCTGGCGAAATAA
- a CDS encoding FkbM family methyltransferase, with the protein MAYLSHKLKNLLTEITGYWIYKKRYLPIGADLSVDIYTRLKFSPRTIFDVGANVGQTVIHFDNIFKDVKIYSFEPVSSTYKQLVCNLDGKKNIVLENIALGDSDSTEEISLFEGELSVLNSLNQNSMNRNSDASKETIKVLKLDTYCSLNKIDSIDLLKIDTEGYELQVLKGAQYFLESGKIKMILAEVGFNVKNRRNTQFTELNEYLVTYNFNFHSMYDVSNQFIKNGENFANALYVHNQMFD; encoded by the coding sequence ATGGCTTATCTCTCACATAAACTAAAGAACCTGTTAACAGAAATTACAGGGTATTGGATTTATAAGAAGAGGTATTTGCCAATCGGAGCTGACTTATCTGTTGATATTTATACTAGATTAAAATTTTCACCTAGAACAATTTTTGATGTAGGTGCAAATGTAGGCCAGACCGTCATACACTTTGACAACATTTTTAAGGATGTTAAAATTTATTCCTTTGAACCGGTAAGCTCAACTTATAAACAGCTAGTTTGTAATTTAGACGGTAAAAAAAATATTGTTTTAGAAAACATAGCTCTGGGTGATTCCGACTCAACCGAAGAAATAAGTTTATTTGAAGGAGAACTCTCTGTTCTGAATTCGCTTAATCAAAATTCGATGAATAGAAACAGCGATGCCAGCAAAGAAACAATTAAGGTTTTAAAGCTTGATACTTACTGCTCTCTTAATAAAATAGATAGCATAGACCTTTTAAAAATTGATACCGAAGGGTACGAATTACAAGTTTTAAAAGGGGCTCAGTACTTTCTAGAGTCAGGTAAAATTAAGATGATTTTAGCTGAAGTTGGTTTTAATGTTAAGAATAGAAGAAATACCCAGTTTACTGAGTTAAATGAATACCTGGTAACTTATAATTTCAATTTTCATTCCATGTATGATGTCTCAAATCAGTTCATTAAAAATGGGGAGAATTTTGCTAATGCACTTTATGTTCATAATCAAATGTTTGATTAA
- a CDS encoding metal-dependent hydrolase produces MEITYYGQSCFLFQIGEHRVLFDPFISPNELASEIDVDSIKADYILLSHGHGDHVADAERIAKNNNATLIANFEVASWFENKGVEKTHPLNPGGKVTLPFGTVKMVTAIHSSSMPDGSYGGVATGYVVETETQTFYFAGDTALTYDMKLIPEQFDLDFALLPIGDNFTMDINDAMIAADFVQVDRVIGMHYDTFPYIKIDKDEVKEVAQMAAKELILMEIDQTINL; encoded by the coding sequence ATAGAGATAACATACTACGGACAGTCCTGCTTCTTATTTCAAATTGGGGAGCATCGTGTTCTATTTGATCCCTTTATTTCGCCGAACGAACTTGCTTCGGAAATAGACGTGGATAGCATCAAAGCCGACTACATCCTGCTTTCGCACGGGCACGGCGACCATGTGGCTGATGCCGAGCGCATCGCTAAAAACAACAATGCCACCCTAATCGCCAACTTTGAAGTAGCCAGCTGGTTTGAAAACAAAGGCGTGGAAAAAACGCATCCGCTTAACCCCGGAGGTAAAGTAACGCTCCCGTTCGGCACCGTTAAAATGGTGACAGCCATACATTCCAGCTCTATGCCGGATGGCTCCTACGGCGGTGTAGCCACCGGTTACGTGGTCGAAACGGAAACCCAGACCTTCTACTTTGCCGGCGATACGGCGCTAACCTATGACATGAAGCTCATACCTGAGCAGTTCGATCTGGATTTTGCACTGTTGCCGATCGGCGATAACTTTACTATGGACATTAACGATGCCATGATCGCTGCCGATTTTGTGCAGGTAGACCGGGTGATCGGCATGCACTACGACACGTTCCCTTACATCAAAATAGACAAAGACGAGGTGAAGGAAGTGGCGCAGATGGCAGCCAAGGAACTTATTTTGATGGAGATAGATCAAACTATAAACCTGTAA
- a CDS encoding YsnF/AvaK domain-containing protein, which yields MEKQTVIGIFDYGVDAQVAAQELMQHGIPSDHIDLTVNGLRDRNENRMAPPAAAPDRPVENARGTENFFGSLFDDRDESQKYAEVAEHGSILTVHAESREQAKKAAELLDKCGAIDVNDRAEKYRSMPQEKRGNWINSNNAIPIVEEKMKVGKREVETGGVHIRSRIVERPVEERLRLRQEHIDVERRPVNRPANERDLENFKEGEITMTEHAEVPVVNKEARVVEEVRLNKTTEERQETVRGTERKQDVEIDKLHDRDRLNDPRRGPENV from the coding sequence ATGGAAAAACAAACTGTAATAGGAATTTTTGATTATGGCGTAGACGCCCAGGTGGCTGCGCAGGAACTTATGCAACACGGTATCCCAAGCGACCACATTGACTTGACCGTGAACGGCTTACGCGACAGAAATGAGAACAGGATGGCCCCGCCCGCTGCAGCACCTGACAGGCCTGTAGAGAACGCCCGCGGAACAGAAAATTTCTTTGGTTCACTGTTCGATGACCGTGATGAATCCCAAAAGTATGCAGAAGTAGCGGAGCATGGATCCATACTGACAGTACATGCCGAAAGCAGGGAGCAGGCAAAAAAGGCTGCCGAACTGCTAGACAAGTGCGGCGCCATTGATGTAAACGACAGAGCCGAGAAATACCGCAGCATGCCCCAGGAAAAAAGAGGTAACTGGATAAACTCCAATAACGCTATTCCGATAGTAGAAGAAAAAATGAAGGTGGGCAAGCGCGAAGTAGAAACAGGCGGCGTGCATATCAGGAGCCGCATTGTGGAACGCCCGGTAGAAGAGCGCCTGCGCCTGCGCCAAGAGCACATCGATGTAGAACGCAGACCCGTAAATCGCCCGGCTAACGAGCGAGACCTCGAAAACTTTAAGGAAGGCGAAATTACCATGACCGAGCATGCCGAAGTGCCGGTAGTGAACAAAGAAGCCCGGGTAGTGGAAGAAGTGAGACTGAACAAAACGACAGAAGAACGCCAGGAGACCGTTCGGGGAACCGAACGTAAACAGGACGTCGAAATTGATAAGCTCCACGACAGAGACCGCTTAAACGATCCCCGCAGAGGCCCGGAGAACGTTTAA
- a CDS encoding YsnF/AvaK domain-containing protein translates to MSKSSKKIQSEFEEKLRESMATSANAPIPPQTDDVAARDDIAPRPAEYDTNRQPRSRTEESDIIPVIEENVRIDKRVVETGRVHISKNVHEERVTVDVPTTHEEIDVQRIAVNKYVEAPPEIRYEGDTTIIPVMREEAVVVKRLVLVEELHVTKRVVRTHEPEEVTLRKEEIQVNREDRNSADRPR, encoded by the coding sequence ATGAGCAAGTCATCTAAAAAAATACAATCCGAATTTGAAGAAAAGCTCCGCGAGAGCATGGCCACCTCTGCCAATGCACCCATCCCGCCGCAAACGGATGATGTTGCTGCCAGAGATGATATTGCTCCGAGGCCGGCGGAATATGACACGAACAGACAACCCCGCAGCAGAACCGAAGAATCCGACATCATCCCTGTTATTGAGGAGAATGTCCGCATCGACAAGCGGGTGGTGGAAACTGGCCGGGTGCACATCTCTAAAAATGTGCATGAAGAGCGGGTGACGGTTGACGTCCCTACCACACATGAGGAAATAGACGTGCAACGGATTGCGGTGAACAAGTATGTGGAGGCCCCTCCTGAAATCCGGTATGAAGGTGACACAACCATTATTCCGGTGATGCGCGAGGAGGCTGTGGTGGTAAAGCGCCTGGTTTTGGTGGAAGAACTGCATGTAACCAAACGCGTGGTACGCACCCATGAACCGGAGGAAGTAACGCTCCGCAAAGAAGAAATTCAGGTAAACCGCGAAGACAGAAACAGTGCTGACAGACCAAGATAA
- a CDS encoding 3-oxoacyl-ACP synthase III family protein, with the protein MWRSVITGTGSYIPTEVKTNQEFTANDFFTENNAPIGTAPEVIVEKFQKITGIAERRYVAEHLTTSDIATLAAEEALKDSGIDPETLDLIIVAHNFGNVVAGTVQSDAVPSLASRVKHNLRIRNAGCVAYDILFGCPGWVQGVIQVDAFFKAGIAKKALVIGAETLSRVIDRHDRDSMIFSDGAGASVLEYREVPETGSGILGSSALSHSLDEAYYINMATSYAPECTPGVRYIKMKGRKVYEYAIKLVPEAMKNCLDKCGVSIGDVKKVFLHQANEKMDEGIIQALYKLYGIRELPEAIMPMSIHYLGNSSVATVPTLYDLVRKGKDDEHELQPGDLVLFASVGAGMNINAICYRV; encoded by the coding sequence ATGTGGCGATCTGTCATAACAGGCACAGGAAGTTATATACCCACCGAGGTAAAAACGAATCAGGAATTTACAGCTAACGATTTTTTCACCGAAAACAATGCGCCCATCGGCACTGCGCCGGAGGTGATCGTGGAGAAGTTTCAGAAAATTACTGGCATAGCCGAACGGCGTTATGTGGCGGAGCACCTGACCACCTCTGATATTGCCACCCTTGCTGCCGAAGAAGCCCTGAAAGACAGCGGCATCGATCCGGAAACCCTCGATCTTATTATCGTGGCCCATAACTTTGGCAATGTAGTGGCGGGCACTGTGCAGTCGGATGCCGTGCCTTCGCTGGCAAGCCGCGTGAAGCATAATCTCCGCATCCGGAATGCCGGTTGCGTGGCCTATGATATTCTTTTTGGCTGTCCGGGCTGGGTGCAGGGGGTGATTCAGGTAGATGCCTTTTTCAAAGCCGGCATCGCCAAAAAAGCGCTGGTGATTGGAGCCGAAACGCTCTCCCGCGTAATCGACCGGCACGACCGCGATAGTATGATCTTCAGTGACGGGGCCGGCGCATCGGTGCTGGAATACCGGGAAGTGCCTGAAACCGGCAGCGGCATCCTGGGTAGCAGCGCGCTTAGCCATAGTCTGGATGAGGCTTACTACATCAACATGGCTACCTCGTATGCACCTGAATGTACGCCTGGTGTGCGCTACATCAAAATGAAGGGCCGCAAAGTGTATGAATATGCGATAAAACTGGTGCCCGAGGCAATGAAGAACTGCCTGGATAAATGCGGCGTATCCATCGGGGACGTGAAAAAAGTATTCCTCCACCAGGCCAATGAGAAAATGGACGAGGGCATCATTCAGGCCTTGTACAAACTATACGGCATACGGGAACTGCCGGAAGCTATTATGCCCATGAGCATCCATTACCTGGGCAACAGCTCTGTGGCCACCGTGCCCACTTTGTATGACCTGGTTCGGAAAGGGAAAGACGATGAGCATGAGTTGCAGCCCGGTGATCTTGTACTCTTTGCCTCTGTTGGCGCCGGCATGAACATCAATGCAATCTGCTACCGAGTATAA
- a CDS encoding DUF6438 domain-containing protein, with protein sequence MNQHINPGMIRSGPLLRPILLRFLLTGLCAGLLAGCRAAAPDQAAGKAPAQPLLFFQKPPCYGTCPAYEATFYENGSITYIGYQYAPAADTLYLHLAEPALQQLRQEIDSLHYTSLQPTYLSRATDRPVTNFTFYLDGKVAKRIKHQQGGPPELLQFQKMLETLLTELIAKKEK encoded by the coding sequence TTGAACCAGCACATTAACCCAGGTATGATCCGTTCCGGCCCGTTGCTCCGCCCCATCCTGCTGCGCTTTCTCCTGACAGGCCTCTGTGCCGGGCTGCTGGCCGGGTGCCGGGCGGCAGCTCCTGATCAAGCAGCCGGAAAAGCACCGGCGCAGCCGTTGCTTTTCTTTCAGAAACCGCCCTGCTATGGTACCTGCCCGGCTTATGAAGCCACCTTTTACGAAAACGGTAGCATCACCTACATCGGGTACCAGTATGCTCCCGCAGCCGATACGTTATACTTGCACTTGGCCGAGCCGGCCCTGCAGCAACTCCGGCAGGAAATTGATTCGCTTCATTATACGTCCCTGCAGCCTACTTACCTCTCGCGGGCAACAGACAGACCCGTCACTAACTTTACGTTTTACCTCGATGGCAAAGTAGCCAAACGCATCAAGCACCAGCAGGGCGGCCCGCCCGAGCTGCTGCAGTTTCAAAAAATGCTGGAAACCCTTTTGACCGAACTGATTGCAAAGAAAGAAAAGTAG
- the yidC gene encoding membrane protein insertase YidC: protein MDRNQAIGFGLIAVLLLAYSFFFAGKEKDVTQKAAIEQTAKGVQAHNITATAADDSLAQARRATALGAFGAAATGEASTTAIQNQDVQITFTSKGGQVEDVLLKNYKTYEGKPLHLFDSKSSETDVAFTTNDGRKVKLSDLYFTPSGVKTVQSETGPAQTIAYRATLGDGQYIEQVYTLYDNSFMLGYKLKFQGLNGQVSGTNMTFTWNDNLKQLERDLTQNRHKSSINYATVADGFEKISPSDKEENVTVNEPVKWVANTQNFFVAGIIASNNFAGASLHTSVDLADSSVVKTVASQILIPTQDVLNGKGEFMYFFGPKDYKILKSVGYEFDHNLDLGWGIFSYVNKWLIIPAFDFLENYIANYGIIIILLVLYIKTILFPLTYKSYLSMAKMKVLKPEIDAIKERNDGDMQKTQVETMKLYSEMGVNPMSGCIPMVLQIPILFAMFNFFPNSIELRQESFLWATDLSTYDVFMRLPFTIPFYGDHVSMFTLLMTASTILYTWSNNQVNTMQGPMKYYSYMMPVIFMFVLNSYPAGLSLYYFMSNMVTFSQQAIIRRFVDEGKVRAKLEENKEKRKDKKKTSGPSFTERMQEAMRAAQEKEQQKKKAKK from the coding sequence ATGGATAGAAATCAAGCGATTGGCTTTGGATTGATCGCCGTACTGCTACTGGCCTACTCTTTCTTTTTTGCAGGGAAGGAAAAGGATGTGACGCAGAAGGCGGCTATTGAACAGACAGCCAAGGGAGTGCAAGCGCACAACATTACCGCAACTGCTGCAGACGACTCGCTGGCGCAGGCACGCAGAGCTACCGCTCTGGGCGCTTTTGGCGCTGCTGCCACCGGCGAGGCCAGTACGACTGCCATCCAGAACCAGGATGTGCAGATCACGTTTACCAGCAAAGGCGGCCAGGTAGAAGACGTGTTGCTGAAGAACTATAAAACATACGAAGGCAAGCCGCTCCACCTATTCGACAGCAAAAGCAGCGAAACCGACGTGGCCTTTACCACCAACGATGGCCGCAAGGTAAAACTGTCTGATTTATACTTTACCCCCTCCGGCGTGAAGACGGTTCAGAGCGAAACAGGCCCTGCGCAAACCATCGCTTACCGCGCTACGCTGGGTGATGGCCAGTACATTGAGCAGGTATACACGCTGTATGACAACAGCTTTATGCTGGGCTATAAGCTTAAATTCCAGGGTCTGAATGGCCAGGTGAGCGGCACCAACATGACCTTTACCTGGAACGACAACCTGAAGCAGTTGGAGCGCGACCTAACGCAGAACCGCCACAAGTCAAGCATCAACTATGCTACCGTAGCTGATGGCTTTGAAAAGATCTCTCCTTCCGATAAAGAAGAAAATGTAACGGTAAACGAGCCGGTAAAATGGGTGGCTAATACGCAGAACTTCTTTGTAGCGGGCATCATTGCCAGCAACAATTTTGCCGGCGCATCCCTGCATACTTCTGTTGACCTGGCCGATTCGTCGGTGGTGAAAACTGTGGCTTCCCAGATTCTCATCCCGACGCAGGACGTGCTGAACGGCAAAGGAGAGTTCATGTACTTCTTCGGTCCGAAAGATTACAAGATCCTCAAAAGCGTAGGTTATGAGTTTGACCACAACCTGGACCTGGGCTGGGGCATTTTCTCCTACGTAAACAAATGGCTGATCATTCCGGCGTTCGACTTCCTGGAGAACTACATCGCCAACTACGGTATCATCATCATCCTGCTGGTACTCTACATCAAAACCATCCTGTTCCCGCTTACTTATAAGTCCTACTTGTCGATGGCCAAGATGAAGGTGCTCAAGCCTGAGATCGATGCCATTAAGGAGCGCAACGATGGCGACATGCAGAAAACGCAGGTAGAAACCATGAAGCTGTACTCCGAAATGGGGGTGAACCCGATGAGCGGATGTATCCCGATGGTGCTGCAGATCCCGATCTTGTTTGCCATGTTCAACTTCTTCCCTAACTCCATTGAGCTGCGCCAGGAGTCGTTCCTATGGGCGACAGACCTTTCGACCTATGATGTGTTTATGAGGCTGCCGTTCACCATCCCGTTCTATGGCGACCACGTGAGTATGTTCACCTTGCTGATGACGGCTTCGACCATTCTGTATACCTGGTCGAACAACCAGGTGAACACCATGCAGGGGCCAATGAAGTATTACAGCTACATGATGCCGGTTATCTTCATGTTCGTGCTGAACTCCTACCCTGCCGGCCTGAGCTTATACTACTTCATGTCGAACATGGTGACCTTCAGCCAGCAGGCCATTATCCGCAGATTTGTGGATGAAGGCAAGGTGCGCGCCAAACTGGAAGAGAACAAGGAAAAACGCAAGGATAAGAAAAAAACCAGCGGCCCTTCTTTTACAGAACGTATGCAGGAAGCCATGCGCGCAGCGCAGGAAAAAGAGCAGCAGAAGAAAAAAGCCAAGAAATAA
- a CDS encoding CTP synthase has protein sequence MAAKYIFVTGGVTSSLGKGIISASLAKLLQARGYSVTIQKFDPYINIDPGTLNPYEHGECFVTEDGAETDLDLGHYERFLNTATSQANNVTTGRIYYNVIMQEREGAYLGKTVQVVPHITDEIKRRMLLLGQTGEFDIVITEIGGCVGDIESLPFIEAVRQLRWDLGVHESCVIHLTLVPYLKAAGELKTKPTQHSVRDLSEAGVQPDILVCRSEYPIPTDLRKKIALFCNVTINSVIESLDAETIYDVPLLMRKEKLDERVMSKLKLTHKAEPNLDSWKEFLGRLKNPTAEVNIALVGKYVELPDAYKSIVESFIHAGAANECKVNIKWFQSENITDENVGALLRTMDGVLVAPGFGERGFRGKLEAIRYVRENNIPFFGICLGMQCAAVEFARNVLGLEGAASTEMDPATPHPVIDMMADQKEITQKGGTMRLGAYTCELKKGSKAYSIYGKPRISERHRHRYEFNNKYLAAFEEAGMMATGINPDTGLVEIIELQNHPWFVAAQYHPELKSTVLNPHPLFVKFVKAAIMKAAVNNAKSK, from the coding sequence ATGGCTGCTAAATATATTTTTGTTACAGGGGGCGTTACCTCCTCACTCGGTAAAGGCATCATCTCCGCTTCTCTTGCTAAGTTGCTGCAGGCGAGAGGCTACTCTGTAACTATTCAGAAATTTGACCCCTACATCAACATCGATCCGGGAACGCTGAACCCCTACGAACATGGCGAGTGCTTTGTAACCGAGGACGGCGCAGAAACTGACCTGGACCTGGGGCATTACGAGCGTTTCCTCAACACGGCTACTTCGCAGGCAAACAACGTCACCACCGGCCGTATCTATTATAATGTGATCATGCAGGAGCGCGAAGGCGCCTACCTGGGCAAAACCGTGCAGGTGGTACCCCATATCACTGACGAGATCAAGCGCCGCATGCTGCTTTTGGGCCAGACAGGCGAGTTTGATATTGTGATCACGGAGATTGGCGGTTGTGTAGGCGATATTGAGTCGCTGCCCTTCATTGAGGCAGTGCGCCAGCTGCGCTGGGACCTGGGCGTGCACGAATCCTGTGTGATCCACCTGACGCTGGTGCCTTACCTGAAAGCGGCCGGCGAGCTGAAAACAAAACCAACCCAACACTCAGTACGCGATCTTTCCGAAGCTGGCGTGCAGCCTGATATCCTCGTTTGCCGCTCGGAGTATCCGATTCCGACAGACCTGCGCAAAAAGATCGCTCTTTTCTGTAACGTGACCATCAATTCGGTGATCGAGTCGTTGGATGCCGAAACGATATACGACGTGCCCCTGCTCATGCGCAAAGAAAAGCTGGATGAGCGCGTGATGAGCAAGCTGAAGCTCACCCACAAAGCAGAACCCAACCTGGATAGCTGGAAAGAGTTTCTGGGCCGCCTTAAAAACCCGACAGCTGAAGTAAATATTGCGCTGGTAGGCAAGTATGTGGAATTGCCGGATGCTTATAAATCGATTGTAGAATCGTTTATACATGCGGGTGCCGCCAACGAGTGCAAAGTAAATATCAAGTGGTTCCAGTCAGAAAATATAACCGATGAGAACGTGGGTGCCCTGTTGCGCACCATGGATGGCGTGCTGGTAGCCCCCGGGTTCGGGGAGCGCGGCTTCAGAGGCAAGCTGGAGGCCATCCGCTATGTACGCGAAAATAACATCCCTTTCTTTGGCATCTGCCTGGGTATGCAATGCGCGGCTGTGGAGTTTGCCCGCAACGTGCTGGGGCTCGAAGGCGCTGCCTCTACTGAGATGGACCCTGCAACGCCGCACCCGGTGATCGATATGATGGCCGATCAGAAAGAAATTACCCAAAAAGGCGGCACTATGCGATTAGGTGCCTATACTTGTGAACTAAAAAAAGGATCGAAGGCTTATTCTATTTACGGGAAGCCCCGTATTTCGGAACGCCACCGCCATCGTTATGAGTTCAATAACAAATACTTAGCTGCTTTTGAGGAGGCGGGTATGATGGCTACCGGTATAAACCCAGACACAGGGCTGGTGGAAATTATCGAACTGCAGAACCATCCGTGGTTTGTGGCGGCACAGTACCACCCCGAGCTGAAAAGCACTGTATTGAATCCGCACCCGCTTTTTGTAAAGTTCGTGAAAGCGGCAATCATGAAAGCGGCTGTTAATAACGCAAAATCTAAATAA